The Temnothorax longispinosus isolate EJ_2023e chromosome 7, Tlon_JGU_v1, whole genome shotgun sequence genome contains a region encoding:
- the LOC139815557 gene encoding uncharacterized protein isoform X3: MESMDARLVAQALNYHGQQLQKVWEGERNENELVMLNLKDPSFEIYQQRQKTLSLCVSYSFGDRGKRLKLQQFLTKKADDLYDKANLEKSTDCVKQEMDDEEFYATVPALDTFVTMEKSQRIRNFLESLVIGDVIFAQVMGKSAAGLLLKVLCNCSDCPRVVTELGVKALILNTATVPAVDKKGVTRGYMANDLVCVVVSEVNVEAERVVAVMNVPAREGQAPHPPMGLIHSDDLPEAYKKAIDNKGQSYEALLENSTGFNNPNNIKYLCDLIGLGQQNHSNMVGLRERFAPNEYASELRQTQASKWAFRSVAEGIDHFKAGRHSEAFQCLNKALTVDPRNVEGLVARGALYANSGSFKKAIEDFETALKLNQTHANARKYMAETLVALGRSYEDEKKYEDAQKAYENCLAIAPYHEEARNSIEYIKSKTLTASLNPLDTFKSFEAENDGAENKKDKKKRKKERKSRSKKRQRWSSSSSSSSTGSSTSSSSDSSSSSSSGSSRSASRSPNRKRKHKKDHRSSLSPLSKRMAQYNNPPAATTTTHDPIAPTSYPTNTREKMDDYESKVRKFLEQTKDDSDYEDKVRKFLEETARWKREREKEKKHSESEKMKKKKKKEKKGKDKEKEDKKSRKKKKKEERKKRKNKDKLERDLEALKKSSLPDLEQLESKLNAYYAKVEKDCAALKRYVAQYNDIPSPLSNAEKLAESSRREEELRRERERDDASKAYHERESRVPMTAQQRKEIQRKPLTDIFEQDSQLIHPEPKLPTLDTAALNAKWKAAQAARQKDVPPQKWQDVPAESKKLQSNVFVDSDEDDDNELEERIQRAALEKSHNARKMRAQELAEKRVPSSQPTPTPPPPLPKEPPMPKQAPVKYPTPQPQNKFQSYKDLTMSVSQTTPTKFGSSNNLGGKFQPIGQNSGTGHPPEPPRPPPTAKTQAKGPRTDSDSENERGHRQTPKKRESSSRGGMSKRMSRDRPAKRSRSRSRSASSSGSSRSRSARRSRSRSYSNRRSGSYERKYSRSPSGTYSRSRSRSRSRSYTRSRSRSRSNDRGYYRKRQFRPYNNRGTYYKPRFQGFNNPNHRGGGNNFQNRNRFYNNQHNNRFGNRRGGGFNNRGGRGGRGNRGGRFFHNKQGFRDFRDRRDFRDRRASSRDRYSDRSYSPDPMRKVDEAKEKINKMLEGGDDVEHQQGGTGGSSTVPPNKRQAGPLSEGEERDDDDYERWGEGEGGDAASAKNEGVKPVGGNLEGKEFFIERMKQRSKNVLMQRAIAAKICDSLVKFHQRFKK, translated from the exons ATGGAATCTATGGATGCGCGTCTCGTGGCGCAAGCGTTGAACTACCATGGTCAGCAGTTGCAGAAAGTGTGGGAAGGAGAACGCAACGAAAACGAGCTGGTCATGCTCAATCTCAAGGATCCTAGCTTTGAAATCTACCAGCAGCGACAAAAGACTCTCAG TTTGTGTGTTTCCTATAGCTTTGGAGATAGAGGCAAACGTTTGAAGCTTCAACAGTTTCTCACTAAAAAAGCTGATGACCTGTATGATAAGGCAAACTTGGAGAAATCTACAGACTGTGTTAAGCAGGAGATGGATGACGaag AATTTTATGCTACAGTACCAGCACTTGATACTTTTGTCACCATGGAGAAGTCCCAACGCATTCGCAATTTTTTGGAG aGTTTAGTAATTGGGGATGTAATTTTCGCACAAGTAATGGGTAAAAGCGCCGCAGGTCTTCTTCTGAAGGTGCTTTGCAACTGTAGTGACTGTCCCAGAGTTGTTACTGAATTAGGAGTTAAG GCACTAATACTAAATACGGCCACTGTGCCGGCGGTGGACAAGAAAGGTGTTACAAGAGGCTACATGGCAAATGATCTCGTCTGCGTCGTAGTCAGTGAAGTTAACGTTGAAGCTGAACGAGTGGTTGCAGTTATGAACGTACCTGCCCGGGAAGGGCAAGCACCACACCCACCTATGGGACTTATCCATTCCGATGATCTTCCAGAAGCCTATAA GAAAGCGATCGACAACAAAGGTCAGAGTTATGAAGCGCTGTTGGAGAATAGTACTGGCTTCAACAATCCGAACAACATAAAATATCTGTGCGACTTAATCGGTCTTGGACAACAGAATCATTCTAATATGGTTGGATTGAG AGAGAGATTTGCACCAAATGAATACGCTTCTGAATTACGACAAACACAAGCGAGCAAGTGGGCATTCCGAAGTGTTGCTGAGGGTATAGATCATTTCAAGGCCGGTCGTCATTCCGAAGCTTTCCAGTGCCTCAACAAAGCGCTCACGGTTGATCCTCGCAACGTTGAGGGTTTAGTTGCTCGAGGAGCATT ATATGCGAACAGCGGAAGTTTCAAGAAGGCGATTGAAGACTTTGAGACAGCcttgaaattaaatcaaaCGCATGCAAATGCTCGTAAGTATATGGCGGAAACGCTGGTTGCGCTCGGACGTAGTTACGAAGACGAGAAGAAATACGAAGATGCCCAAAAAGCATATGAGAACTGTTTGGCAATTGCACCGTATCATGAGGAAGCGCGAAATTCTATTGAATACATAAAATCGAAGACTCTCACAGCGTCACTGAACCCTCTGGATACCTTTAAGAGCTTTGAAGCTGAGAACGACGgtgcagaaaataaaaaggataaaaagaaacgcaaaaaggagagaaaatcTAGATCAAAGAAGAGACAAAGATGGAGTTCCAGCTCGAGTTCTTCATCCACCGGATCTTCGACTTCTTCAAGCTCAGACTCTAGCAGCTCGTCGTCATCGGGAAGTTCACGATCGGCATCCCGTTCACCGAACCGTAAACGCAAACATAAGAAAGATCATCGCAGTTCGCTTTCGCCACTTAGCAAGCGTATGGCCCAGTATAACAATCCTCCCGCTGCAACTACCACCACTCACGATCCTATCGCTCCGACCTCTTACCCCACAAACACACGTGAGAAAATGGACGACTACGAGAGCAAAGTACGCAAGTTTCTTGAGCAAACCAAGGACGATTCTGATTACGAAGATAAG GTAAGGAAATTCTTGGAGGAGACAGCAAGatggaagagagaaagggaaaaggaaaagaaacatTCTGAGAGTGAaaagatgaagaaaaagaagaagaaagaaaagaaggggAAAGATAAGGAAAAGGAGGACAAGAAGAGtcggaagaagaagaagaaggaagaaaggaaaaagcgTAAAAACAAGGATAAGCTTGAACGAGATTTAGAAGCGTTGAAAAAGTCGTCTTTACCGGACTTGGAACAGTTAGAGTCCAAGCTTAATGCTTATTATGCGAAAGTCGAGAAAGACTGTGCGGCGCTTAAAAG GTATGTAGCACAGTATAATGACATACCTTCCCCTCTTAGCAACGCGGAGAAGCTCGCTGAAAGTTCACGCAGGGAAGAGGAGCTGcgcagagaaagagaaagagacgatGCTTCGAAGGCATATCACGAGCGAGAATCCCGAGTGCCAATGACTGCGCAACAGAGGAAAG AAATCCAGAGGAAACCACTAACAGACATATTTGAACAAGATTCCCAATTGATTCATCCCGAACCGAAACTCCCTACACTAGACACTGCTGCGTTAAATGCAAAGTGGAAGGCTGCGCAAGCCGCTAG ACAAAAGGACGTTCCTCCGCAAAAGTGGCAAGATGTCCCGGCGGAGAGCAAGAAGTTACAATCTAACGTCTTCGTGGACAGCGACGAGGACGATGACAATGAATTGGAGGAAAGAATTCAACGTGCGGCTCTTGAAAAATCTCATAATGCACGCAAAATGCGTGCGCAGGAACTTGCTGAGAAAAGAGTACCATCGTCACAACCTACACCAACACCACCACCACCCCTGCCGAAAGAACCCCCAATGCCAAAGCAAGCGCCTGTCAAGTATCCTACACCGCAACCACAGAACAAGTTCCAATCGTACAAGGATCTCACTATGTCCGTGTCACAGACTACACCAACCAAATTTGGCTCTAGCAACAATTTGGGCGGCAAGTTCCAACCGATCGGTCAAAATAGTGGGACTGGACATCCGCCGGAACCACCACGTCCTCCGCCAACGGCAAAGACTCAAGCTAAAGGTCCGAGAACCGATTCCGATAGTGAGAACGAGCGAGGTCATCGACAAACTCCGAAGAAACGCGAATCAAGCAGCAGGGGCGGCATGAGTAAGCGTATGAGTAGGGATCGTCCAGCGAAACGGTCTCGTAGTCGATCTCGCAGTGCCTCGAGTTCTGGATCGTCTAGATCTCGTTCGGCGAGACGCAGTCGCTCACGCTCGTATTCAAATCGGCGTTCCGGCAGTTACGAGAGGAAATACAGCAGATCTCCTTCGGGTACGTACAGCAGATCACGATCACGTTCAAGATCCAGATCGTACACCAGAAGTCGCAGTCGCAGTAGGTCGAACGATCGAGGTTACTATCGCAAGAGACAATTCCGACCATACAATAATCGTGGCACGTACTACAAGCCACGCTTCCAAGGCTTTAACAATCCGAATCATCGTGGCGGTGGCAACAATTTCCAGAATCGAAACCGCTTCTACAACAATCAGCACAATAATCGTTTTGGCAATCGTCGCGGCGGTGGTTTTAACAATCGTGGTGGTCGTGGCGGCCGTGGTAATCGCGGAGGTAGATTCTTTCATAACAAGCAAGGCTTTCGTGATTTCCGCGACAGGCGGGACTTCAGAGACCGCCGTGCTTCGTCGCGCGATCGATACAGTGATCGCAGCTACTCACCCGATCCGATGAGGAAGGTTGACGAAGCGAAAGAGAAGATCAACAAGATGCTCGAAGGAGGTGACGACGTTGAACATCAACAGGGTGGTACCGGTGGTAGCTCGACCGTACCGCCTAATAAGAGACAAGCTGGACCCCTGAGCGAAGGAGAAGAGAGGGACGATGACGACTATGAGAGgtggggagagggagaggggggcgACGCAGCCAGTGCTAAG AATGAAGGGGTCAAACCTGTCGGCGGTAACCTGGAAGGCAAGGAATTCTTCATTGAGCGCATGAAACAGCGAAGCAAGAACGTTTTAATGCAGAGAGCCATTGCAGCTAAGATTTG tGATTCACTTGTGAAGTTTCACCAACGcttcaagaaataa
- the LOC139815557 gene encoding uncharacterized protein isoform X4, with product MESMDARLVAQALNYHGQQLQKVWEGERNENELVMLNLKDPSFEIYQQRQKTLSLCVSYSFGDRGKRLKLQQFLTKKADDLYDKANLEKSTDCVKQEMDDEEFYATVPALDTFVTMEKSQRIRNFLESLVIGDVIFAQVMGKSAAGLLLKVLCNCSDCPRVVTELGVKALILNTATVPAVDKKGVTRGYMANDLVCVVVSEVNVEAERVVAVMNVPAREGQAPHPPMGLIHSDDLPEAYKKAIDNKGQSYEALLENSTGFNNPNNIKYLCDLIGLGQQNHSNMVGLRERFAPNEYASELRQTQASKWAFRSVAEGIDHFKAGRHSEAFQCLNKALTVDPRNVEGLVARGALYANSGSFKKAIEDFETALKLNQTHANARKYMAETLVALGRSYEDEKKYEDAQKAYENCLAIAPYHEEARNSIEYIKSKTLTASLNPLDTFKSFEAENDGAENKKDKKKRKKERKSRSKKRQRWSSSSSSSSTGSSTSSSSDSSSSSSSGSSRSASRSPNRKRKHKKDHRSSLSPLSKRMAQYNNPPAATTTTHDPIAPTSYPTNTREKMDDYESKVRKFLEQTKDDSDYEDKVRKFLEETARWKREREKEKKHSESEKMKKKKKKEKKGKDKEKEDKKSRKKKKKEERKKRKNKDKLERDLEALKKSSLPDLEQLESKLNAYYAKVEKDCAALKSNAEKLAESSRREEELRRERERDDASKAYHERESRVPMTAQQRKEIQRKPLTDIFEQDSQLIHPEPKLPTLDTAALNAKWKAAQAASCEFTFTHDFRQKDVPPQKWQDVPAESKKLQSNVFVDSDEDDDNELEERIQRAALEKSHNARKMRAQELAEKRVPSSQPTPTPPPPLPKEPPMPKQAPVKYPTPQPQNKFQSYKDLTMSVSQTTPTKFGSSNNLGGKFQPIGQNSGTGHPPEPPRPPPTAKTQAKGPRTDSDSENERGHRQTPKKRESSSRGGMSKRMSRDRPAKRSRSRSRSASSSGSSRSRSARRSRSRSYSNRRSGSYERKYSRSPSGTYSRSRSRSRSRSYTRSRSRSRSNDRGYYRKRQFRPYNNRGTYYKPRFQGFNNPNHRGGGNNFQNRNRFYNNQHNNRFGNRRGGGFNNRGGRGGRGNRGGRFFHNKQGFRDFRDRRDFRDRRASSRDRYSDRSYSPDPMRKVDEAKEKINKMLEGGDDVEHQQGGTGGSSTVPPNKRQAGPLSEGEERDDDDYERWGEGEGGDAASAKNEGVKPVGGNLEGKEFFIERMKQRSKNVLMQRAIAAKICDSLVKFHQRFKK from the exons ATGGAATCTATGGATGCGCGTCTCGTGGCGCAAGCGTTGAACTACCATGGTCAGCAGTTGCAGAAAGTGTGGGAAGGAGAACGCAACGAAAACGAGCTGGTCATGCTCAATCTCAAGGATCCTAGCTTTGAAATCTACCAGCAGCGACAAAAGACTCTCAG TTTGTGTGTTTCCTATAGCTTTGGAGATAGAGGCAAACGTTTGAAGCTTCAACAGTTTCTCACTAAAAAAGCTGATGACCTGTATGATAAGGCAAACTTGGAGAAATCTACAGACTGTGTTAAGCAGGAGATGGATGACGaag AATTTTATGCTACAGTACCAGCACTTGATACTTTTGTCACCATGGAGAAGTCCCAACGCATTCGCAATTTTTTGGAG aGTTTAGTAATTGGGGATGTAATTTTCGCACAAGTAATGGGTAAAAGCGCCGCAGGTCTTCTTCTGAAGGTGCTTTGCAACTGTAGTGACTGTCCCAGAGTTGTTACTGAATTAGGAGTTAAG GCACTAATACTAAATACGGCCACTGTGCCGGCGGTGGACAAGAAAGGTGTTACAAGAGGCTACATGGCAAATGATCTCGTCTGCGTCGTAGTCAGTGAAGTTAACGTTGAAGCTGAACGAGTGGTTGCAGTTATGAACGTACCTGCCCGGGAAGGGCAAGCACCACACCCACCTATGGGACTTATCCATTCCGATGATCTTCCAGAAGCCTATAA GAAAGCGATCGACAACAAAGGTCAGAGTTATGAAGCGCTGTTGGAGAATAGTACTGGCTTCAACAATCCGAACAACATAAAATATCTGTGCGACTTAATCGGTCTTGGACAACAGAATCATTCTAATATGGTTGGATTGAG AGAGAGATTTGCACCAAATGAATACGCTTCTGAATTACGACAAACACAAGCGAGCAAGTGGGCATTCCGAAGTGTTGCTGAGGGTATAGATCATTTCAAGGCCGGTCGTCATTCCGAAGCTTTCCAGTGCCTCAACAAAGCGCTCACGGTTGATCCTCGCAACGTTGAGGGTTTAGTTGCTCGAGGAGCATT ATATGCGAACAGCGGAAGTTTCAAGAAGGCGATTGAAGACTTTGAGACAGCcttgaaattaaatcaaaCGCATGCAAATGCTCGTAAGTATATGGCGGAAACGCTGGTTGCGCTCGGACGTAGTTACGAAGACGAGAAGAAATACGAAGATGCCCAAAAAGCATATGAGAACTGTTTGGCAATTGCACCGTATCATGAGGAAGCGCGAAATTCTATTGAATACATAAAATCGAAGACTCTCACAGCGTCACTGAACCCTCTGGATACCTTTAAGAGCTTTGAAGCTGAGAACGACGgtgcagaaaataaaaaggataaaaagaaacgcaaaaaggagagaaaatcTAGATCAAAGAAGAGACAAAGATGGAGTTCCAGCTCGAGTTCTTCATCCACCGGATCTTCGACTTCTTCAAGCTCAGACTCTAGCAGCTCGTCGTCATCGGGAAGTTCACGATCGGCATCCCGTTCACCGAACCGTAAACGCAAACATAAGAAAGATCATCGCAGTTCGCTTTCGCCACTTAGCAAGCGTATGGCCCAGTATAACAATCCTCCCGCTGCAACTACCACCACTCACGATCCTATCGCTCCGACCTCTTACCCCACAAACACACGTGAGAAAATGGACGACTACGAGAGCAAAGTACGCAAGTTTCTTGAGCAAACCAAGGACGATTCTGATTACGAAGATAAG GTAAGGAAATTCTTGGAGGAGACAGCAAGatggaagagagaaagggaaaaggaaaagaaacatTCTGAGAGTGAaaagatgaagaaaaagaagaagaaagaaaagaaggggAAAGATAAGGAAAAGGAGGACAAGAAGAGtcggaagaagaagaagaaggaagaaaggaaaaagcgTAAAAACAAGGATAAGCTTGAACGAGATTTAGAAGCGTTGAAAAAGTCGTCTTTACCGGACTTGGAACAGTTAGAGTCCAAGCTTAATGCTTATTATGCGAAAGTCGAGAAAGACTGTGCGGCGCTTAAAAG CAACGCGGAGAAGCTCGCTGAAAGTTCACGCAGGGAAGAGGAGCTGcgcagagaaagagaaagagacgatGCTTCGAAGGCATATCACGAGCGAGAATCCCGAGTGCCAATGACTGCGCAACAGAGGAAAG AAATCCAGAGGAAACCACTAACAGACATATTTGAACAAGATTCCCAATTGATTCATCCCGAACCGAAACTCCCTACACTAGACACTGCTGCGTTAAATGCAAAGTGGAAGGCTGCGCAAGCCGCTAG CTGTGAATTTACATTCACACATGATTTCAGACAAAAGGACGTTCCTCCGCAAAAGTGGCAAGATGTCCCGGCGGAGAGCAAGAAGTTACAATCTAACGTCTTCGTGGACAGCGACGAGGACGATGACAATGAATTGGAGGAAAGAATTCAACGTGCGGCTCTTGAAAAATCTCATAATGCACGCAAAATGCGTGCGCAGGAACTTGCTGAGAAAAGAGTACCATCGTCACAACCTACACCAACACCACCACCACCCCTGCCGAAAGAACCCCCAATGCCAAAGCAAGCGCCTGTCAAGTATCCTACACCGCAACCACAGAACAAGTTCCAATCGTACAAGGATCTCACTATGTCCGTGTCACAGACTACACCAACCAAATTTGGCTCTAGCAACAATTTGGGCGGCAAGTTCCAACCGATCGGTCAAAATAGTGGGACTGGACATCCGCCGGAACCACCACGTCCTCCGCCAACGGCAAAGACTCAAGCTAAAGGTCCGAGAACCGATTCCGATAGTGAGAACGAGCGAGGTCATCGACAAACTCCGAAGAAACGCGAATCAAGCAGCAGGGGCGGCATGAGTAAGCGTATGAGTAGGGATCGTCCAGCGAAACGGTCTCGTAGTCGATCTCGCAGTGCCTCGAGTTCTGGATCGTCTAGATCTCGTTCGGCGAGACGCAGTCGCTCACGCTCGTATTCAAATCGGCGTTCCGGCAGTTACGAGAGGAAATACAGCAGATCTCCTTCGGGTACGTACAGCAGATCACGATCACGTTCAAGATCCAGATCGTACACCAGAAGTCGCAGTCGCAGTAGGTCGAACGATCGAGGTTACTATCGCAAGAGACAATTCCGACCATACAATAATCGTGGCACGTACTACAAGCCACGCTTCCAAGGCTTTAACAATCCGAATCATCGTGGCGGTGGCAACAATTTCCAGAATCGAAACCGCTTCTACAACAATCAGCACAATAATCGTTTTGGCAATCGTCGCGGCGGTGGTTTTAACAATCGTGGTGGTCGTGGCGGCCGTGGTAATCGCGGAGGTAGATTCTTTCATAACAAGCAAGGCTTTCGTGATTTCCGCGACAGGCGGGACTTCAGAGACCGCCGTGCTTCGTCGCGCGATCGATACAGTGATCGCAGCTACTCACCCGATCCGATGAGGAAGGTTGACGAAGCGAAAGAGAAGATCAACAAGATGCTCGAAGGAGGTGACGACGTTGAACATCAACAGGGTGGTACCGGTGGTAGCTCGACCGTACCGCCTAATAAGAGACAAGCTGGACCCCTGAGCGAAGGAGAAGAGAGGGACGATGACGACTATGAGAGgtggggagagggagaggggggcgACGCAGCCAGTGCTAAG AATGAAGGGGTCAAACCTGTCGGCGGTAACCTGGAAGGCAAGGAATTCTTCATTGAGCGCATGAAACAGCGAAGCAAGAACGTTTTAATGCAGAGAGCCATTGCAGCTAAGATTTG tGATTCACTTGTGAAGTTTCACCAACGcttcaagaaataa